One Spiroplasma endosymbiont of Nebria brevicollis DNA window includes the following coding sequences:
- a CDS encoding SemiSWEET family sugar transporter yields MEIFTQVLGYLAAICIPLAFLPQTIKLIRTRKTSGLSIFSYGVYQLGGLTFLVFGILRNDVPMITCQSITAFLNFIIIGIIISNTIKNQKSQIKEVTNA; encoded by the coding sequence ATGGAAATTTTTACACAAGTATTAGGTTACTTAGCAGCTATTTGTATTCCGCTAGCGTTTTTACCCCAAACCATTAAATTGATTAGAACTAGAAAAACTTCTGGGCTTTCAATTTTTTCATATGGTGTCTACCAACTAGGTGGTCTTACATTCCTAGTATTTGGCATTCTACGCAATGACGTTCCGATGATTACTTGCCAAAGTATTACGGCTTTTTTAAACTTTATTATTATTGGCATTATTATTAGCAATACTATTAAAAACCAAAAATCACAAATTAAGGAGGTAACTAATGCCTAG
- a CDS encoding SemiSWEET family sugar transporter codes for MPSIVIEIVGYIGALLISIAFLPQTIKLIKYKNTKGLSLISYSIYQVGLILFIIYSSIIKNYPLLAANAFGTVVNIVLLVLIVYNLYYIKK; via the coding sequence ATGCCTAGTATTGTTATTGAAATTGTCGGGTATATTGGTGCATTGTTAATTTCAATTGCCTTTTTACCCCAAACCATTAAATTAATAAAATATAAAAATACTAAAGGTTTATCACTTATTTCTTATAGTATTTATCAAGTAGGTTTAATTTTATTTATTATTTATAGTAGTATTATTAAAAATTATCCATTATTAGCTGCTAATGCTTTCGGAACAGTGGTAAATATCGTACTATTAGTGTTAATAGTTTATAATTTATATTATATTAAAAAATAA
- a CDS encoding DUF1905 domain-containing protein: MIQQKFYEFNATIMNTYNKNGHLYSYIELPFTNLQNEFGKKGLIPVQITFDNSTKMGSIINSNDIIPIITISNNIKTQIQKVVGDDVYIHLHYDNEPEALKLPKYLLKMLLNNHYLIIETN; the protein is encoded by the coding sequence ATGATTCAACAAAAGTTTTATGAATTTAATGCCACAATTATGAATACCTACAATAAAAATGGTCATCTTTATTCTTATATTGAACTACCATTTACCAACTTACAAAATGAATTTGGAAAAAAGGGATTAATTCCTGTTCAAATAACTTTTGATAATAGTACAAAAATGGGTAGTATTATTAATAGTAATGACATCATACCAATTATTACTATATCCAATAATATAAAAACCCAAATTCAAAAAGTAGTTGGTGATGATGTTTATATTCATTTACATTATGATAATGAGCCTGAAGCGCTGAAACTCCCTAAATATTTGTTAAAGATGCTTTTAAACAATCATTATTTAATCATTGAAACCAATTAA
- the plsY gene encoding glycerol-3-phosphate 1-O-acyltransferase PlsY: MPHINLLGTFIFIIIGYLIGSVSPAIIISKIKFKTDVRNHFSKNAGATNSTRVMGVKWGAVILIIDGFKPAGAIMITYALTFINITNPNFHNMFNEGYLYATGLAAVIGHCWPIFYGFRGGKGAAASLGVLLMINPIYCVLTIATWWFILYLSRMSSLSSILMIVPAFILSWIPHMPLHAWLWQHDTQYYFVNIIISLTWLLVVAKHWTNVKRIFNGTERKVKLFDRKKDKIVEPVVAEK; encoded by the coding sequence ATGCCCCATATTAATTTATTAGGAACTTTTATTTTTATCATTATTGGATATTTAATTGGTTCAGTTTCACCTGCTATTATTATTAGTAAAATTAAATTTAAAACTGATGTTCGTAATCATTTTTCTAAAAATGCTGGTGCTACTAATTCAACTAGAGTTATGGGCGTCAAATGGGGAGCTGTTATCTTAATCATTGATGGTTTTAAACCTGCTGGTGCCATTATGATTACTTATGCTTTAACTTTTATTAATATTACTAACCCCAACTTTCACAATATGTTTAATGAGGGATACTTATATGCAACTGGTCTTGCTGCTGTGATTGGTCACTGCTGACCAATATTTTACGGATTTCGTGGAGGTAAGGGCGCTGCAGCTTCACTTGGTGTTCTATTAATGATTAATCCTATTTATTGTGTTTTAACGATTGCTACTTGATGATTTATTTTATATCTAAGTCGTATGTCTTCACTATCCTCAATTTTAATGATTGTTCCCGCATTTATTTTATCTTGAATTCCTCATATGCCACTTCATGCATGGTTATGACAACATGATACTCAATATTACTTTGTTAACATTATTATCAGTTTAACTTGATTACTAGTTGTAGCAAAACATTGAACTAATGTTAAACGAATCTTTAATGGTACTGAACGAAAAGTAAAACTTTTTGACCGTAAAAAAGATAAAATTGTAGAACCTGTTGTTGCAGAAAAATAA
- the rpsO gene encoding 30S ribosomal protein S15, with translation MDQIKYEQLMKDFRLNAKDTGSSAIQVINLTKRILELTDHLKTQKKDITAKRSLLKMVATRKRFLRYYKTQDLTAHGKLLTALTLKDN, from the coding sequence ATGGATCAAATTAAATACGAACAACTGATGAAAGACTTTCGTTTAAATGCTAAAGATACTGGTTCTTCTGCAATTCAAGTTATTAATTTAACAAAAAGAATTTTAGAATTAACAGACCATCTAAAAACACAAAAAAAAGATATTACTGCTAAAAGAAGTTTATTAAAAATGGTAGCAACAAGAAAACGTTTTTTAAGATACTACAAAACTCAAGACCTGACTGCTCATGGTAAATTATTAACTGCTTTAACATTAAAAGATAACTAA
- a CDS encoding YneF family protein — MAWWAVLIVGIGAALIGGLVGFIVTKKIFEKQLEKNPPINENMIRAMYQQMGRKPTESQIKSVMQAMKRQQSTTKKR; from the coding sequence ATGGCTTGATGAGCAGTATTAATAGTAGGCATCGGTGCTGCTTTGATTGGAGGATTAGTTGGTTTTATTGTTACTAAAAAAATATTTGAAAAACAATTAGAAAAAAACCCACCAATTAATGAGAATATGATTCGTGCAATGTATCAACAAATGGGGCGTAAACCAACTGAATCACAGATTAAATCTGTTATGCAGGCAATGAAACGTCAACAAAGTACTACTAAAAAACGATAA
- the tkt gene encoding transketolase: MENKINLDELTINSIRMLGVQAVNAANSGHPGMVLDAAPMIFSLFKNHLSFNAKNPKWFNRDRFILSAGHGSALLYSTLHHAGYKYTINDLKQFRQWASKTPGHPEYHIDYGVETATGPLGQGLANAVGMALTESFLAAKYNQKDLDIINHYTYALVGDGDLQEGISQEALSFAGHFKLNKLIVLFDSNDIQLDAKVDLVYSENLKMRVEACQWNYLKVSNGEEHEAIAKAIKQAKTSDKPTLIEIKTIIGFGATKQGTPSVHGSPLNDDIKTVKANLKWEYPDFTVPNAVTDYFTANCLKYGSQLETTWKQKVDKYAKSYPELYIEIKSALNGDIFNNVGNLKTIDWSTIIGTNPQATRVDSGNVLKLLSQHCPTLFGGSADLAGSTKALVTDKDFLPQDHSGRHIHYGVREFAMGAMVNGMTLHQGTIPFGSTFLVFSDYIKPALRLAALMAIPSLFIFSHDSIAVGEDGPTHEPVEHLTMIRTIPNFNLIRPADTKETIGAYLMALNAKNHPNAIIVTRQNLPQLANSSIESVQKGGYIVSNENNSKPLDLIIIATGSEVSLAIASQEQLWTEKKVNARIVSMPSTFIFDKQDKTYQSKILPKNIVKVAIELGTPDGWYKYVGNNGFVIGITTFGASAVDKVVLEKYGFTPNQVCVKINEFLKDNQGGNK, encoded by the coding sequence ATGGAAAACAAAATTAATCTTGATGAACTTACTATCAACTCAATTCGCATGTTAGGAGTACAAGCAGTTAATGCTGCTAATAGTGGTCATCCTGGAATGGTTTTAGATGCTGCACCAATGATTTTTTCACTATTTAAAAATCATTTGTCATTTAACGCTAAGAACCCAAAATGGTTTAATCGCGATCGTTTTATTTTATCAGCAGGTCATGGTAGTGCTTTATTATATTCAACACTCCATCATGCCGGATACAAATATACGATCAATGACTTAAAACAATTCCGTCAATGAGCAAGCAAAACTCCAGGTCACCCTGAATATCATATTGACTATGGTGTCGAGACTGCTACTGGTCCTTTAGGACAAGGTTTAGCTAATGCTGTGGGGATGGCATTAACAGAAAGTTTTTTAGCAGCTAAATACAATCAAAAAGACCTTGATATTATTAATCATTATACATATGCGCTTGTTGGTGATGGTGACTTACAAGAGGGAATTTCACAAGAAGCATTAAGTTTTGCTGGTCACTTCAAACTAAATAAATTAATTGTCTTATTTGATTCAAACGATATACAATTAGATGCAAAAGTTGATTTAGTTTATTCAGAAAACTTAAAAATGCGCGTGGAGGCTTGTCAATGAAACTATTTAAAAGTTAGTAATGGTGAAGAACACGAAGCTATTGCTAAAGCAATTAAACAAGCTAAAACTAGTGATAAACCAACATTAATTGAAATTAAAACTATTATTGGTTTTGGTGCTACTAAACAAGGAACTCCAAGTGTTCATGGTTCTCCATTAAATGATGATATTAAAACTGTTAAAGCAAATTTAAAATGAGAATATCCTGACTTTACTGTTCCTAATGCAGTTACAGATTACTTTACTGCCAACTGTCTTAAGTATGGTTCGCAATTAGAAACAACTTGAAAACAAAAAGTTGATAAATATGCTAAATCATATCCAGAATTATACATTGAAATTAAGTCTGCCTTAAATGGTGACATTTTTAACAACGTTGGTAATTTAAAAACTATTGATTGAAGTACTATTATTGGTACTAATCCCCAAGCAACGAGAGTTGATTCAGGTAATGTTTTAAAATTATTATCACAACACTGTCCAACTTTATTTGGTGGTAGTGCTGACCTTGCTGGTTCTACTAAAGCCTTAGTTACTGATAAAGATTTCTTACCTCAAGACCATTCAGGAAGACATATTCATTATGGAGTTCGTGAATTTGCCATGGGTGCTATGGTTAACGGTATGACTTTACATCAAGGGACAATTCCCTTTGGTTCAACTTTCTTAGTATTTAGTGATTATATTAAACCTGCTTTACGTTTAGCAGCATTAATGGCAATTCCATCATTATTTATCTTTAGTCATGATAGCATTGCTGTTGGTGAGGATGGTCCTACTCATGAACCAGTAGAACATTTAACAATGATTAGAACTATCCCTAACTTTAATTTAATTCGTCCTGCTGATACTAAAGAGACAATTGGCGCCTATTTAATGGCTTTAAATGCTAAAAATCATCCTAATGCCATTATTGTTACGAGACAAAATTTACCACAATTAGCAAATAGTAGTATTGAATCAGTGCAAAAAGGTGGATATATCGTTAGTAACGAAAACAATAGTAAACCTTTAGATTTGATTATTATTGCCACAGGTAGTGAAGTTAGTTTAGCGATTGCTAGTCAAGAACAATTATGAACAGAAAAGAAAGTTAATGCACGAATTGTTTCTATGCCTTCAACATTTATTTTTGATAAACAAGATAAAACATATCAATCTAAAATTTTACCAAAAAATATTGTTAAAGTTGCTATTGAATTAGGAACCCCTGATGGTTGATATAAATATGTAGGAAATAATGGTTTTGTAATTGGTATTACTACCTTTGGTGCTTCAGCAGTTGATAAGGTTGTGTTAGAAAAATATGGGTTTACACCAAACCAAGTGTGTGTTAAAATTAATGAGTTTCTAAAAGATAACCAAGGAGGAAACAAGTAA
- a CDS encoding MFS transporter: MNAFNKLTGIFKPPAAKELFSEDSKVINRKYAILRNQILAVTIITYILYYFTRKSFTLANGIAIDNGYATKVQMSMVIMFFSITYGCSKFIVGNFADRSSGRTIMTFGLIGAAITNIALGGTIVAAGSKITIGPIITMIILMVALGVFQGMGWPAVARMFSNWYTSDERSKKIAIWNTGGAMGTALLPFIIVPIVLALSVGASLTMGFYFWIPSILALIMVPFCWWGLRDNPESQRLPSIEKWKGIELNAKEKQELNWKEIFTKNILKNKYVWILAFANIWVYVIRQGMSTWMLNMAADVHGVKIVSTESSVLWSTFEWAGLASGILAAYSCKWFFQNRTAPLMVMGLALSGIGIIMFQFAPHGNEAFLIVALFVAGFGIYIPKTLIGAAAIQLTNKKAAATASGLTGLFGYLGDAVFSAPVVAALAPNRNWDNVFYYFYGCIIVAIIALALLWTKNEKNKIL; encoded by the coding sequence ATGAACGCTTTTAATAAACTTACAGGTATTTTTAAACCACCTGCAGCTAAAGAACTATTTAGCGAAGATTCAAAAGTTATTAATCGAAAATATGCTATTTTACGTAATCAAATTTTAGCTGTTACCATTATTACTTATATTTTATATTATTTTACAAGAAAATCATTTACTTTAGCCAATGGTATTGCTATTGACAATGGATATGCTACTAAAGTACAAATGTCAATGGTAATAATGTTCTTTTCTATTACTTATGGGTGTAGTAAATTTATTGTCGGTAATTTTGCTGACCGTAGTTCTGGAAGAACTATTATGACATTTGGCTTAATAGGTGCTGCTATCACTAATATTGCCCTAGGAGGTACGATTGTTGCTGCAGGTTCTAAAATAACCATTGGTCCAATTATAACAATGATTATTTTAATGGTTGCTCTAGGTGTTTTTCAGGGAATGGGATGACCAGCAGTAGCTAGAATGTTCTCTAACTGATATACTAGTGACGAACGTTCTAAAAAAATTGCCATTTGAAATACAGGTGGCGCTATGGGAACTGCACTATTGCCATTTATAATAGTTCCTATTGTTTTAGCACTAAGTGTTGGAGCTAGTTTAACAATGGGATTCTACTTTTGAATTCCTAGCATCTTGGCATTAATTATGGTGCCATTTTGTTGATGGGGTTTACGAGATAATCCTGAATCACAACGTTTACCAAGCATTGAAAAATGAAAAGGTATTGAATTAAACGCTAAAGAAAAACAAGAATTAAATTGAAAAGAAATTTTTACTAAAAATATATTAAAAAATAAATATGTATGAATTTTAGCATTTGCCAATATTTGGGTTTATGTTATTAGACAAGGAATGTCAACTTGAATGTTAAATATGGCCGCTGATGTGCATGGTGTTAAAATTGTAAGTACTGAAAGTTCAGTTTTATGATCAACATTTGAATGAGCAGGATTAGCTAGTGGAATTTTAGCTGCATATTCTTGCAAATGATTCTTTCAAAATCGTACGGCACCGTTAATGGTAATGGGACTTGCTTTATCAGGGATTGGTATTATAATGTTCCAATTTGCACCTCATGGCAATGAAGCCTTCTTAATAGTTGCTTTATTTGTTGCTGGTTTTGGAATTTATATTCCAAAAACATTAATTGGTGCTGCTGCTATTCAACTAACCAATAAAAAGGCAGCTGCTACTGCTTCTGGTCTGACTGGATTGTTTGGATATTTGGGAGATGCTGTTTTTTCAGCACCAGTAGTTGCTGCACTAGCTCCAAATCGAAATTGAGATAATGTTTTCTATTATTTCTACGGTTGTATCATTGTTGCTATTATTGCTTTAGCATTATTATGAACAAAAAATGAAAAAAATAAAATTTTATAA
- the mutM gene encoding DNA-formamidopyrimidine glycosylase yields MPELPEVETVRKTLYPLLVHHKIIDVRVFMNKIIKTSKPQIFIGQTINDIQRIGKLIIFVLDDYVLLSHLRMEGKYYYQKQDTPTNWKHILLVLKFENNYQLCYHDTRQFGTFHLQPLSAYQTSKPYTNIGPEPFNKNVTTQYLQNKWKNKKQNIKASLLDQGVMSGLGNIYVDEVLFYANIHPESITNHLTLVQLQTIIDKSIMVLTKAIKLGGSSINSYTSSLGVKGYYQN; encoded by the coding sequence ATGCCTGAATTACCAGAAGTTGAAACTGTTCGTAAAACCTTATATCCACTTTTAGTACATCATAAAATTATTGATGTTCGAGTTTTTATGAACAAAATTATCAAAACCTCAAAACCTCAAATCTTTATTGGCCAAACAATTAATGATATTCAACGTATCGGAAAACTAATAATTTTCGTACTTGATGATTATGTCTTGTTAAGCCATCTGCGTATGGAAGGTAAATACTACTATCAAAAACAAGACACCCCCACCAATTGAAAACATATTTTATTAGTTTTAAAATTCGAAAATAACTATCAACTTTGTTATCATGACACAAGACAATTTGGAACTTTTCATTTACAACCCCTTAGCGCTTATCAAACTTCAAAACCATATACTAATATTGGCCCTGAACCTTTTAACAAAAACGTTACAACCCAATATTTACAAAATAAATGAAAAAATAAAAAACAAAATATTAAAGCTTCGCTCTTAGATCAAGGAGTAATGAGTGGATTAGGAAATATTTATGTTGATGAAGTACTTTTTTATGCTAATATACATCCAGAAAGTATTACTAATCATTTAACATTAGTACAACTACAAACTATTATTGATAAATCAATTATGGTCCTTACTAAAGCCATTAAATTAGGTGGCTCAAGTATCAATAGCTACACTTCTAGCCTTGGTGTTAAAGGCTATTATCAAAATTAA
- a CDS encoding pseudouridine synthase, with the protein MTNSAERLQKVIAAAGICSRRKAELLITNGQVVVNEQVITTLGFKVNPQDIIKVNGQIINQSQHIYLAFYKPPNCLSTVSDPKGRATVMDYFRDITTRIYPIGRLDFDTSGLLLITNDGEFTNAIIHPRYKVDKIYQVLVQGILSASAIRQLEAGVVLDSEFTSSPATVDIIRTDIRKQTTLLHLTIHEGQNQQVKRMIKAVGSRVVQLKRLQVGNITLKGLMMGKYRYLQPEEVQVLLQLSQTG; encoded by the coding sequence ATGACTAATAGTGCTGAACGTTTACAAAAAGTAATAGCTGCTGCTGGGATTTGTTCACGCAGAAAAGCTGAGTTGCTAATTACTAATGGGCAAGTAGTTGTTAATGAACAAGTTATTACTACGTTAGGGTTTAAAGTAAATCCCCAAGATATTATTAAAGTTAATGGGCAAATTATTAACCAATCACAACACATTTATCTCGCATTCTATAAACCTCCTAACTGTTTATCAACTGTTAGTGACCCTAAGGGTCGTGCTACGGTAATGGACTATTTTCGCGATATTACAACACGAATTTATCCCATTGGTCGTTTGGATTTTGATACATCAGGTTTATTATTAATTACTAATGATGGTGAATTTACTAACGCTATTATTCATCCTCGTTATAAAGTTGATAAAATTTATCAAGTATTAGTACAAGGTATATTATCCGCTAGCGCCATTAGACAATTAGAGGCAGGTGTAGTATTAGATAGTGAGTTTACGTCATCACCTGCCACTGTTGACATCATTAGAACTGATATTCGTAAGCAAACAACCTTATTACATTTAACAATTCATGAGGGTCAAAACCAACAAGTCAAACGAATGATTAAAGCAGTGGGAAGTCGGGTTGTCCAATTAAAGCGTTTACAAGTAGGTAATATTACTTTAAAAGGATTAATGATGGGTAAATATCGTTATTTACAACCAGAAGAAGTGCAAGTTTTGTTACAGTTAAGCCAGACAGGATAA
- the scpB gene encoding SMC-Scp complex subunit ScpB: MSKLNWKPNEKLAVLQGLLFIAGNDGLDIVTLASHLALEKKPAAVLTLIAELETKLNLDESCGLMVIKMGNIYKLTTKPQHHERYQDLNHQPLLRLSPAALETLAIVAYNHPVTKPQIENIRGVNCDAIIFKLKSLNLIAEIGRSDLPGKPILYDLTDEFMDHFNIESLAQLPALPQFNHQDDEEIYNFTND; this comes from the coding sequence ATGAGTAAACTCAATTGAAAACCTAATGAAAAATTAGCAGTATTACAAGGCCTACTCTTTATTGCTGGTAATGATGGTCTTGACATCGTAACCCTTGCTTCACATTTAGCGTTAGAAAAAAAACCAGCAGCTGTTTTAACATTAATTGCTGAATTAGAAACTAAATTAAATCTTGATGAAAGTTGTGGATTGATGGTTATAAAAATGGGAAATATCTATAAACTAACGACCAAACCCCAACATCATGAACGTTATCAAGATTTAAACCACCAACCATTGTTACGTTTATCACCTGCTGCCTTAGAAACATTAGCAATAGTTGCTTATAATCATCCAGTGACCAAGCCCCAAATTGAAAATATTAGAGGTGTTAACTGTGATGCCATTATTTTTAAATTAAAAAGTTTAAATTTAATTGCTGAAATCGGGCGTAGTGATTTACCAGGAAAACCCATTTTATATGATTTAACTGATGAATTTATGGACCATTTTAATATTGAATCGTTAGCACAATTGCCTGCCCTACCGCAATTCAATCACCAAGATGATGAAGAAATCTACAATTTTACCAATGACTAA
- a CDS encoding segregation/condensation protein A, translating into MLQPVITINDFQGPMDLLLHLIKEKNVDILSLDLNNVTTQYVTFINQQLPHNIDVVSEYLPIAAYLLELQSKQLLPSPEVVIDSDYENELNRQKLIARLLEYKKFKEISNYFKQQAVNRTLLLTKLPTDIKSYLSKEIVPTLVKSNVNKLTQAMLSLFARLQSENKLPVNLALNLISTEDRAQEIKKLLKSHPQTYFTLEQLFFTKTLTLHYFIITFISILDLASHQYLHLVQTTTFSEITVIYRGENHE; encoded by the coding sequence ATGCTACAACCTGTAATTACTATTAATGATTTTCAAGGTCCCATGGACTTACTACTTCATTTAATCAAAGAAAAAAATGTTGATATTTTAAGTTTAGATTTAAATAATGTAACTACCCAATACGTGACTTTCATTAATCAACAGTTACCCCACAATATTGATGTAGTGAGCGAATATTTGCCCATTGCTGCTTATTTATTAGAATTACAATCAAAACAACTATTACCCTCCCCTGAAGTAGTAATCGACAGTGATTATGAAAATGAACTAAACCGGCAAAAATTAATTGCTCGCTTGTTAGAATACAAAAAGTTTAAAGAAATTAGTAATTATTTCAAACAGCAAGCTGTAAATAGAACACTTCTTCTAACAAAATTACCAACTGATATTAAATCCTACCTGTCTAAAGAAATTGTCCCTACTTTAGTAAAAAGTAACGTTAATAAATTAACCCAAGCCATGCTTAGTTTATTTGCTCGCTTACAAAGTGAAAATAAATTACCAGTTAATTTAGCACTAAACTTAATTTCTACTGAAGACCGTGCGCAAGAAATTAAAAAATTACTAAAAAGTCATCCCCAAACCTACTTTACATTAGAACAATTATTTTTTACTAAAACATTAACTCTCCACTATTTTATTATTACTTTTATTTCCATTTTAGACTTAGCTAGTCATCAGTACTTACATCTAGTACAAACCACCACATTTTCTGAAATTACCGTAATTTACCGAGGTGAAAATCATGAGTAA
- a CDS encoding thymidine phosphorylase translates to MYMIDLITKKKLGQSLTAEELKFLTQGIADSTIPDYQISAWAMAVYFQGMSNEEIVAYTKAVIETGETMDLSQITGFTIDKHSTGGVGDKTSLVFGPIVAALGLKFAKISGRGLGITGGTIDKLEIIPKLKCDLAIKDFIKVVNKVGMSIISQTGNLVPADKKLYALRDVTGTVDSFPLIAASVMSKKIAMSADLILLDIKCGKGAFVADVKNARKLAQLMVHIGKSFNKTVYAIISDMNKPLGKAIGNALELQEVLLSLQNQGPEDLKILVNNLVGLALLGAKKVSSLEQGIKQSELMFANEQPLKIFYEFVKEQGGDVNYLKNINNLPPTKHIINITTNKSGYLDFINNYALGELSVILGGGRTTKTDVIDPMAGIYLKQVHGQKVEKGSVIMELHTNKPAALHDSFKQLASTTFAVYDVQKDIKPIILEIIM, encoded by the coding sequence ATGTATATGATTGATTTAATTACCAAAAAAAAATTGGGACAAAGTTTAACTGCTGAAGAACTTAAATTTTTAACACAAGGAATTGCTGATAGTACGATTCCTGATTATCAAATTAGTGCTTGGGCCATGGCTGTTTATTTTCAAGGCATGTCTAATGAGGAAATAGTAGCTTATACGAAAGCTGTGATTGAAACTGGTGAAACTATGGATTTATCACAAATTACTGGTTTTACTATTGATAAGCATTCAACAGGTGGTGTTGGTGATAAAACTAGTTTAGTATTTGGGCCAATCGTTGCTGCATTAGGTTTAAAATTTGCTAAAATTTCAGGACGTGGTTTAGGTATTACCGGTGGCACAATTGATAAGTTAGAAATTATTCCCAAACTTAAATGTGATTTGGCCATTAAAGATTTTATTAAAGTCGTAAATAAAGTGGGAATGAGTATCATTAGTCAAACGGGTAATTTAGTTCCTGCTGATAAAAAATTGTATGCACTGCGTGATGTGACAGGAACAGTTGATTCTTTTCCATTAATTGCTGCTAGTGTTATGTCAAAAAAAATTGCCATGAGTGCTGATTTAATTTTATTAGATATTAAATGTGGTAAAGGTGCGTTTGTTGCTGATGTTAAAAATGCCCGTAAATTAGCACAACTGATGGTTCATATTGGTAAGTCATTTAATAAAACCGTTTATGCAATTATTAGTGACATGAATAAACCATTGGGTAAAGCCATTGGTAATGCTTTAGAATTACAAGAGGTACTATTGAGTTTACAAAATCAAGGTCCAGAAGATTTAAAAATTTTAGTTAACAATTTAGTGGGCTTAGCATTGCTGGGTGCGAAAAAAGTTTCTAGTTTAGAACAAGGAATTAAACAATCCGAACTGATGTTTGCTAATGAACAACCATTAAAGATCTTTTATGAGTTTGTAAAAGAGCAAGGTGGAGATGTTAATTATTTAAAAAATATTAATAATTTACCCCCAACAAAACATATTATTAATATTACTACTAATAAAAGTGGTTACTTAGATTTTATTAATAACTATGCATTAGGTGAATTATCAGTAATTTTAGGAGGAGGAAGAACTACTAAAACTGATGTTATTGATCCGATGGCAGGTATTTATTTAAAACAAGTACATGGTCAAAAAGTAGAAAAGGGTAGTGTGATTATGGAATTGCATACAAATAAACCAGCAGCATTACATGATAGTTTTAAACAATTAGCAAGTACTACATTTGCTGTTTATGATGTTCAAAAAGATATTAAACCAATTATTTTAGAAATTATAATGTAA
- the acpS gene encoding holo-ACP synthase, with protein sequence MYSVGIDIIEIKRLKNEVEFVKRILSPEEIKLYNEQSSMRQQEFIAGRWALKEAIFKALPQEKLIFHNINISYNEWQQPVVIIKDYKLLLSLSHNQTSAIAIAIVIA encoded by the coding sequence ATGTATAGTGTAGGAATAGATATTATTGAAATAAAAAGATTAAAGAATGAAGTAGAATTTGTGAAACGGATTTTAAGTCCAGAAGAAATAAAACTTTATAATGAACAATCATCAATGCGCCAACAAGAATTTATTGCTGGACGGTGGGCATTAAAGGAAGCAATTTTTAAAGCACTACCCCAAGAAAAATTAATATTTCATAATATTAATATTAGTTACAATGAGTGACAACAACCAGTGGTAATAATTAAAGATTATAAGTTACTTTTATCATTATCACACAATCAAACTAGTGCTATTGCTATTGCTATTGTTATAGCATAA